A single Oryza brachyantha chromosome 8, ObraRS2, whole genome shotgun sequence DNA region contains:
- the LOC102713204 gene encoding uncharacterized protein LOC102713204 — protein sequence MPCGASGTASSPKKKPALTEPIRDEFGVWHVCFSMHSSRHELEQALRIIHPRWVISTTPPSMALELSYVKKHCLASRLRADDPLWKLLRLADGNPTVSSGSPQPVAAVEIIIKKSEEEEVTYSADGSFGDDRLRMQDKEPTLEDFEINVELPVTLFGMARFGLPHEPELWKDEGESVQVIEEDELQVQVESSATECEQRKDGKSDMPAEAIDSVEVLPEEQNSAIESEQSKDCEPKDGIKAIDLTEVEVNEQTSCTESVLWKKHGGNECVSATERGDLDAQEQKFTARYQLWKVRKPKGMESVESIVQGENRAETIDQVLEVDPLASSQERNKERTKKDTVPQETDHENSEVTDNASSDSNAIGSSKGLNANLRKLYRSMNVPVPRPLPSLVELMATSKRPRVSPAVQL from the exons ATGCCGTGTGGAGCCAG CGGCACCGCTTCCTCACCCAAGAAGAAGCCGGCACTGACGGAGCCAATCCGCGACGAGTTCGGGGTGTGGCATGTCTGCTTCTCGATGCATTCGTCCCGCCATGAGCTGGAGCAGGCACTGCGGATCATCCACCCCAGATGGGTCATCTCCACAACCCCTCCTTCCATGGCACTGGAGCTCTCCTATGTCAAGAAGCACTGCCTCGCGTCCCGGTTACGCGCTGATGATCCCCTCTGGAAGCTGCTCAGGTTGGCTGATGGAAATCCTACAGTTTCTTCCGGATCGCCGCAGCCTGTAGCAGCTGTAGAAATAATCATCAAGAAAAGTGAGGAGGAAGAGGTCACCTATTCTGCTGATGGGTCTTTCGGTGACGATAGACTCAGGATGCAGGATAAAGAACCAACTCTGGAAGACTTTGAAATCAACGTGGAGCTGCCTGTGACGCTTTTTGGGATGGCAAGGTTTGGACTGCCACATGAACCTGAACTGTGGAAGGATGAAGGTGAGAGTGTCCAAGTCATTGAGGAAGATGAGCTTCAGGTGCAAGTGGAGAGTTCAGCTACAGAATGTGAGCAGCGGAAGGATGGGAAATCTGACATGCCCGCTGAAGCAATTGATTCAGTTGAAGTTTTGCCAGAAGAGCAGAACTCGGCAATAGAATCGGAACAGTCGAAAGATTGTGAACCTAAAGATGGCATCAAAGCAATCGATTTAACTGAAGTCGAAGTGAATGAGCAAACATCATGTACAGAATCTGTACTTTGGAAGAAGCACGGAGGTAATGAGTGTGTGTCAGCAACGGAGAGAGGTGATTTGGATGCTCAAGAACAAAAGTTCACGGCCAGATATCAGTTGTGGAAAGTACGCAAGCCCAAGGGGATGGAGAGTGTCGAATCGATTGTACAAGGTGAAAACAGGGCAGAAACAATTGATCAGGTTTTGGAAGTGGATCCTCTAGCCTCCTcacaagaaagaaataaagagaGAACAAAAAAGGACACTGTTCCACAGGAAACTGATCACGAGAACTCTGAAGTTACTGACAATGCAAGCAGTGACTCGAATGCTATTGGATCATCAAAAGGTCTGAATGCTAACCTGAGGAAGCTGTACAGGTCGATGAACGTGCCGGTTCCTCGCCCCCTGCCCTCATTAGTTGAGCTCATGGCAACCTCAAAGCGACCAAGGGTTTCCCCTGCTGTGCAGCTATAG
- the LOC107304848 gene encoding protein Rf1, mitochondrial-like, producing the protein MSSRRSGGSALVRDGASGLKRKKKKKQGGTKRSATNPEDAHQAFDRLLQRSGRNSTYRLNRVLSDVAPHSPAVAISLFNRMPRANANLWTYGIVIGCCRRVGRLDLAFATFARLITTGLRMCPILFSPLLKGLCDRKRTSEAMDIALRRMPELGCKPDVFSYTILLKGLCHERNSQQALDLLHIMADRRGSCPPDVVSYTTVINGLLREGQLDKAYCLLDTMLDRGTSPDVMTYSSIIAALSKARAMDKATEVFTRMIKNGVMPDCITYTSLVHGYCSSGKPMEAIGIFKKMCGAGVEPDVVTYTSLMDYLCKNGKSSEGRKIFDSLVKRGHKPDSTTYGTLLHGYATEGALVEIHDLLDSMIQKGMQPNHHIVNMIIGTYGKYEKVDEALLVFSKMRQQGLKPDIVNYGTVIDILCTVGRMDDAMSEFDRLKSEGLAPNIVVFTTLIHGLCTCAKWDKVEELAFEMIDRGICLDTVFFNAIMDSLCKKGKVIEAKNLFDLMVHIGIEPNVITYNTLINGYCLDGKMDEAMKLFEG; encoded by the exons ATGTCGTcccgccgcagcggcggcagcgcactGGTACGCGATGGGGCCTCCGGCTTGAAgcgcaagaagaagaagaagcaaggTGGTACGAAGCGTTCAGCCACCAATCCCGAGGATGCCCACCAAGCGTTCGACAGATTGCTTCAGAGAAGCGGCCGCAATTCCACCTACCGCCTCAACCGCGTCCTCTCCGACGTCGCGCCCCACagccccgccgtcgccatctccCTCTTCAACCGCATGCCCCGAGCCAACGCCAACTTATGGACCTACGGCATCGTCATCGGttgctgccgccgcgtcggccgcTTGGACCTTGCTTTCGCCACCTTCGCCCGTCTCATCACGACGGGACTGAGGATGTGCCCGATCCTCTTCAGTCCTCTTCTCAAGGGTCTCTGTGACCGCAAGAGGACGAGCGAGGCAATGGACATTGCGCTGCGACGGATGCCCGAGCTAGGTTGCAAGCCAGATGTCTTCTCCTACACCATCCTTCTCAAGGGTCTCTGCCATGAAAGAAACAGTCAACAAGCTCTCGACCTGCTCCATATCATGGCTGATCGTAGAGGAAGCTGCCCACCCGACGTGGTGTCGTATACCACTGTCATCAATGGCTTGCTCAGAGAGGGTCAGCTGGACAAAGCTTATTGCCTACTTGATACAATGCTGGATCGGGGGACGTCTCCAGATGTTATGACTTACAGCTCGATTATCGCTGCCCTATCAAAGGCTCGAGCAATGGACAAGGCCACAGAGGTCTTTACTAGGATGATCAAGAACGGTGTTATGCCTGATTGCATCACGTATACTAGTCTTGTGCATGGATATTGCTCTTCAGGAAAGCCAATGGAGGCTATTGGGATTTTCAAAAAGATGTGCGGAGCTGGTGTTGAACCAGATGTTGTTACATATACCTCGTTAATGGATTATCTCTGCAAGAATGGGAAATCCTCAGAAGGTAGAAAGATTTTCGATTCTTTAGTCAAGAGGGGACACAAGCCTGATAGTACTACCTATGGTACTCTGCTTCATGGTTATGCTACTGAAGGAGCTCTTGTTGAGATACATGATCTTTTGGATTCGATGATACAGAAAGGTATGCAACCTAATCATCACATCGTTAACATGATAATAGGCACATATggtaaatatgaaaaagtaGATGAGGCCTTGCTTGTATTCAGCAAAATGAGGCAGCAAGGATTGAAGCCTGATATAGTAAACTATGGAACAGTAATAGACATACTTTGTACGGTAGGCAGAATGGATGATGCTATGTCCGAATTTGATAGGCTCAAATCTGAAGGACTAGCACCTAACATTGTTGTTTTTACCACCCTAATTCATGGCCTGTGTACCTGTGCTAAATGGGACAAGGTTGAGGAGCTAGCTTTTGAAATGATCGATCGTGGCATCTGCCTGGACACAGTTTTCTTCAATGCAATAATGGACAGCCTATGCAAAAAAGGAAAGGTTATAGAAGCCAAAAACTTATTTGACTTGATGGTGCACATAGGTATTGAGCCTAATGTCATTACATACAATACACTCATCAATGGATATTGCTTAGATGGTAAGATGGATGAAGCAATGAAACTATTTGAAG GATAG
- the LOC102713485 gene encoding pectinesterase inhibitor 28-like, translated as MASMAPAAVTLILLLALVMMPTALCSRSGPSSKHGHGGHAKRAPPPSPASPPPAALVRATCNSTAYYDVCVAALAADPSSSTADVRGLSAIAVSVAAANASGAAQAAAALANSTGTAALADGTVQGLLRTCAAKYGDARDALAAAKESIAQQDYDFASVHVSAAAEYPQVCKALFRRQRPNDYPPELAAKEDALGKLCSVALDIIALLSSPSNNS; from the coding sequence ATGGCATCAATGGCGCCAGCAGCGGTGACCCTGATCCTCCTCCTGGCGCTTGTCATGATGCCCACCGCTCTGTGCTCCCGCTCAGGGCCCTCCTCCAAgcacggccacggcggccACGCCaagcgcgcgccgccgccgtcgccggcgtctccgccgcccgcggcgCTGGTGCGCGCCACGTGCAACTCCACCGCCTACTACGACGTCTGCGtcgcggcgctcgccgccgacccgTCGAGCAGCACCGCCGACGTGCGCGGCCTGTCCGCCATCGctgtctccgtcgccgccgccaacgcgTCCGGCGCCGCgcaggcggccgcggcgctggCCAACTCGACCGGCACGGCGGCCCTCGCCGACGGCACCGTCCAGGGGCTGCTCCGCACCTGCGCCGCCAAGTACGGCGACGCCCGcgacgcgctcgccgccgccaaggagTCGATCGCGCAGCAGGACTACGACTTCGCGTCCGTCCAcgtgagcgccgccgccgagtacCCGCAGGTGTGCAAGGCGCTGTTCCGGCGGCAGAGGCCCAACGACTAcccgccggagctcgccgccAAGGAGGACGCGCTCGGCAAGCTCTGCTCCGTCGCGCTCGACATCATCGCCCTCCTCAGCTCTCCATCCAACAACagctaa